The following are encoded together in the Thermosipho japonicus genome:
- the rimP gene encoding ribosome maturation factor RimP has translation MKEIVLKVKEIAESACKKYNLELFDIKYYNKSGKWFLEIVIDNPLDYVSTKDCENISREVEFQLDELDIIPQRYYLTVSSPGLDRPLRSIDDFKRFINNKVKIKLENETIIGYIKDVKDSVIFLEENNKKIKEIKYTQIKKANLEIDI, from the coding sequence ATGAAAGAAATAGTTTTAAAAGTTAAAGAAATTGCCGAAAGTGCATGCAAAAAATATAATCTAGAATTATTTGATATTAAATATTACAACAAATCTGGAAAATGGTTTTTAGAAATCGTAATTGACAATCCACTTGATTATGTAAGTACAAAAGATTGTGAAAATATTTCAAGAGAAGTGGAATTTCAATTAGACGAACTAGATATAATCCCTCAACGCTATTATTTAACTGTGTCTTCTCCGGGGCTTGATAGACCACTAAGAAGCATTGATGATTTTAAAAGATTTATAAATAACAAAGTAAAAATCAAATTGGAAAATGAAACAATAATCGGATATATAAAAGATGTAAAAGATTCAGTTATCTTTTTAGAAGAAAATAATAAAAAAATCAAAGAAATTAAATATACCCAAATCAAAAAAGCAAATTTAGAAATAGATATATAG
- a CDS encoding cupin domain-containing protein, with amino-acid sequence MEIKITTPSKEELEKLGVFSWPIWTKEVSEFDWYYDETEVCYILEGEIEVETKDGKVYKIKPGDLVEFPKGLRCRWKVKKAVRKHYNFK; translated from the coding sequence ATGGAAATAAAAATAACAACTCCTTCAAAAGAAGAGTTAGAAAAATTAGGAGTTTTTTCATGGCCAATTTGGACTAAGGAAGTTTCAGAATTTGATTGGTATTATGATGAAACAGAGGTATGTTATATTCTTGAAGGCGAGATTGAAGTTGAAACAAAGGATGGTAAAGTTTACAAAATTAAACCAGGTGATTTAGTTGAATTTCCAAAAGGATTAAGGTGTAGATGGAAAGTAAAAAAAGCAGTTAGAAAGCATTATAATTTCAAATAA
- a CDS encoding Fur family transcriptional regulator: MYIETLKKELKNKKYRMTPQRELVLKVFIDNESKHLGAEDVYRLLFSNKHTVSKATVYRTIDLLVEFGLLRKIDFGDGIYRYELAKKEKMHHHFICKICGKIYEIEEKHLEIIKKELLSQGFQFEDFDFKIYGICPKCSKKAKNKSENKK; encoded by the coding sequence ATGTATATTGAGACTCTGAAAAAGGAATTGAAGAATAAAAAATACAGAATGACTCCGCAAAGGGAATTAGTCCTTAAAGTTTTTATTGACAATGAATCTAAACACCTTGGTGCTGAAGATGTTTATAGATTATTATTTTCCAATAAACATACTGTCAGCAAAGCAACCGTGTATAGAACAATCGATCTTCTTGTCGAATTTGGACTTTTAAGAAAAATTGATTTTGGGGATGGAATATACAGATACGAACTTGCTAAAAAAGAAAAAATGCATCATCATTTTATATGTAAAATATGTGGAAAAATATATGAAATTGAAGAAAAGCATCTTGAAATAATAAAAAAAGAATTGCTTTCACAAGGTTTTCAATTTGAAGATTTTGATTTCAAAATATATGGAATTTGTCCAAAATGTAGTAAAAAAGCAAAGAACAAAAGTGAAAACAAAAAGTAA
- the nusA gene encoding transcription termination factor NusA, with product MNLDFLQALEQLEEEKGVKVDEIIPVIEKALISAYKKDFGGEKNVEIIINRQTGEIEAYQLLEVVENVENPNLQISLEEALKINSSAKIGDIVKKRLNIKKFGRIAAQTAKQVLIQKIREIEKEKQFEKYSELAGKITTAEVVRVTKDWADIRIGKLETRLPKKEWIPGEEIQPASLIKVYVKDVKKDKKGPKILVTRINEEFIKGLLELEVPEIESKVVEVVKIVREPGIRTKVAVKSNNPKVDPVGACIGEEGIRIAAILKELNGEKIDIIKWSDDPKELIASALQPANVIEVEILDYENKASRVIVSPNQLSLAIGKGGQNARLAAKLTGWKIDIKPIMNV from the coding sequence ATGAATTTAGACTTTTTACAAGCACTTGAACAACTTGAAGAAGAAAAAGGAGTTAAGGTTGATGAAATTATACCTGTCATAGAAAAAGCTTTAATTAGTGCTTACAAAAAGGACTTCGGTGGCGAAAAGAATGTTGAAATAATCATCAATCGACAAACAGGAGAAATTGAAGCATACCAACTTCTTGAAGTAGTTGAAAATGTTGAAAACCCAAATTTACAAATATCATTAGAAGAAGCTCTTAAAATTAATTCAAGTGCTAAAATTGGTGATATTGTCAAAAAAAGATTAAACATAAAAAAATTTGGAAGAATTGCTGCTCAAACAGCAAAACAAGTGCTTATTCAGAAAATTAGGGAAATAGAAAAAGAAAAACAATTTGAAAAATATTCAGAACTTGCTGGAAAAATAACTACTGCGGAAGTTGTAAGAGTTACAAAAGATTGGGCTGACATAAGAATCGGCAAACTAGAAACGAGACTACCAAAAAAAGAATGGATTCCTGGTGAGGAAATACAACCAGCATCTTTAATCAAAGTGTACGTAAAAGATGTAAAAAAAGATAAAAAAGGTCCAAAAATATTAGTAACAAGAATAAATGAAGAGTTTATTAAAGGACTTTTAGAACTTGAAGTACCAGAAATAGAATCAAAAGTAGTAGAAGTAGTAAAAATAGTAAGGGAACCAGGAATAAGAACTAAAGTTGCTGTAAAATCAAATAACCCAAAAGTAGATCCTGTTGGTGCATGTATTGGTGAAGAAGGTATTAGAATAGCAGCAATATTAAAAGAATTGAATGGAGAAAAAATTGACATAATCAAATGGTCAGATGATCCTAAAGAATTAATTGCAAGTGCATTACAACCAGCAAATGTTATAGAAGTTGAAATTCTTGATTATGAAAACAAAGCGTCAAGAGTTATTGTCTCACCAAATCAATTATCATTAGCTATTGGTAAAGGCGGACAAAATGCTAGACTTGCTGCAAAATTAACTGGATGGAAAATTGATATAAAACCAATTATGAATGTCTAA
- a CDS encoding ComEC/Rec2 family competence protein has product MIAPIFSFPKFVIFLPFLFFKKREYFWILFFFLVLNILSVVNFNGDFEFVGRVIQTNDNYSLVKGDIFYDGKWEKLNVLVGVNKEIPLGDIVYYYGPFDAKKYSYPKVTLDKNRVIVSPYFSLVRNIYTKTENFREKILEYSEIYYGLFGGKVKDKIYSDSGLYHFFSISGLHISLIFAILTSVLTFFSLSDLSKKVIALMVSFLFLISCGNNLPSLRAFLYLFLVILFEKLFPKMSKIDILSFVGLFFLFFQPFLAYSLSFYMTFFSTFGILSVENNKLKPLAAFLGCAPFLSLFSNVNVFSIIGTLVLIIPFQIILISLMIAYFFYILNFSLVVDFILKVNLPITNFIEFISSIFSRFPKIPGGIITYFLFSLLFFAFLLHFGQIPYILKSKSSN; this is encoded by the coding sequence TTGATAGCCCCTATTTTTTCTTTTCCAAAGTTTGTGATTTTTTTACCATTTTTGTTTTTTAAAAAGAGGGAGTATTTTTGGATTTTATTTTTCTTTCTTGTTTTAAACATTTTATCAGTTGTGAACTTTAATGGTGATTTTGAATTTGTTGGTAGAGTAATTCAAACAAATGATAACTATTCTCTTGTTAAAGGAGATATATTTTATGACGGGAAATGGGAAAAATTAAATGTTTTAGTGGGAGTAAATAAGGAGATACCATTGGGAGATATTGTTTACTATTATGGACCTTTTGATGCAAAAAAATATTCATATCCAAAAGTAACCTTAGATAAAAATAGGGTGATTGTCTCACCCTATTTTTCTTTGGTTAGAAATATATATACAAAGACAGAAAATTTTCGTGAGAAAATATTAGAATATAGTGAGATATACTATGGACTTTTCGGTGGAAAAGTAAAAGATAAAATTTATTCAGATAGTGGACTTTATCATTTTTTTAGTATTTCTGGGTTACATATCTCTTTAATATTTGCCATTTTAACTTCTGTTTTAACGTTTTTTAGCCTTTCTGATTTATCAAAAAAAGTTATTGCTTTAATGGTTTCGTTTCTTTTTTTAATTTCTTGTGGTAATAATTTACCTTCTTTAAGAGCATTTTTATACCTTTTTTTGGTAATTTTATTTGAAAAATTATTTCCAAAAATGTCAAAAATAGATATTTTAAGTTTTGTTGGTTTGTTCTTTTTATTTTTTCAGCCTTTTTTGGCGTACTCACTTTCTTTTTATATGACTTTTTTTAGTACGTTTGGTATATTAAGTGTTGAAAATAACAAATTAAAACCTCTTGCGGCATTTTTAGGTTGTGCACCCTTTTTGTCATTATTTTCAAATGTAAATGTTTTTTCAATAATTGGAACTCTTGTGCTTATTATTCCATTTCAAATTATATTAATTAGTTTGATGATTGCATATTTCTTTTACATTTTAAATTTCTCGTTAGTAGTAGATTTTATTTTAAAAGTCAATCTTCCTATTACAAATTTCATAGAGTTTATTTCTAGTATTTTTTCAAGATTTCCTAAGATCCCTGGAGGAATAATCACTTACTTTTTGTTTTCACTTTTGTTCTTTGCTTTTTTACTACATTTTGGACAAATTCCATATATTTTGAAATCAAAATCTTCAAATTGA
- a CDS encoding cyclodeaminase/cyclohydrolase family protein, with product MNVEKTTLKEFCDMVADKTPTPGGGAVGAIVAALAASLNQMVANLTVGKKKYADFEEIMEEVLENMNYSREKLQQLAYDDIKAFNKVMEALKIPKDDPTRSEKLQTALKEAADIPFELAREARNVLKFSQVTSKHGNKNAISDAYSSAELAYAAFRIGMYNVLINLSSIKDEEFVRKYKEELEELKNEVEGIYKSIRELVKENGFEI from the coding sequence ATGAATGTTGAAAAAACTACTTTAAAAGAGTTTTGTGATATGGTTGCAGATAAAACACCGACTCCAGGTGGTGGAGCGGTCGGAGCTATTGTAGCAGCTTTAGCTGCATCATTAAATCAAATGGTTGCAAATTTAACTGTAGGAAAGAAAAAGTATGCCGATTTTGAAGAAATAATGGAAGAAGTTTTAGAAAATATGAACTATTCAAGGGAAAAACTTCAGCAATTAGCATATGATGATATAAAGGCGTTTAATAAAGTTATGGAAGCACTAAAGATACCAAAAGATGATCCAACAAGAAGCGAAAAATTACAAACGGCGTTAAAAGAAGCTGCAGATATTCCTTTTGAACTTGCAAGAGAAGCAAGAAATGTATTAAAGTTTTCTCAAGTAACTAGTAAACATGGAAATAAAAATGCTATTTCTGATGCTTATTCTTCTGCTGAGCTTGCATATGCAGCATTCAGAATAGGCATGTATAATGTTCTAATTAATTTATCAAGTATTAAAGACGAAGAATTTGTAAGAAAATACAAGGAAGAACTTGAGGAATTAAAAAATGAAGTAGAAGGTATTTATAAATCTATTAGGGAGTTGGTAAAAGAGAATGGCTTTGAAATTTGA
- a CDS encoding DUF368 domain-containing protein, with protein MRLFFAGILIGIANLIPGVSGGTMAVIAGVYEKLISAISNVLKFKKQDLKILFIVGLGVLVSIFSLSKFFEYSLQKFPFYMYSFFFGLIFASILFLKREVKLNIVPLILGILLVIIPNFIPHSSNSSILKIVIAGFAGGAAMVVPGLSGSLMLLLLGVYEYIISAISNLNIGILIIFGIGVLLGIYTISLVMKIAFERYENFSKNLILGLVIGSLYPVYPGFHGSGNMILGLFSAILGYVLSYMLSRYMI; from the coding sequence ATGAGACTATTTTTTGCAGGAATTTTGATAGGTATAGCAAATCTTATTCCAGGTGTTAGTGGAGGAACAATGGCAGTCATTGCTGGTGTTTATGAAAAACTTATTTCTGCTATATCTAATGTACTTAAGTTTAAAAAGCAGGATTTGAAGATTTTATTTATTGTTGGGCTTGGAGTTTTGGTTTCGATATTTTCATTATCGAAATTTTTTGAATATTCTCTTCAAAAGTTTCCATTTTATATGTACAGTTTTTTCTTTGGACTAATATTTGCTTCAATTCTATTTTTAAAGAGGGAAGTAAAATTAAATATAGTTCCACTAATATTGGGTATATTATTGGTTATAATCCCTAATTTTATACCACATTCTTCCAATTCATCTATTTTAAAAATTGTTATTGCTGGATTTGCAGGTGGAGCTGCTATGGTTGTTCCAGGATTAAGTGGTTCTTTGATGCTCCTACTTTTAGGAGTTTATGAGTATATTATTAGTGCGATAAGTAATTTAAACATTGGAATATTAATAATTTTTGGAATAGGTGTTCTTTTAGGAATTTATACAATTTCACTTGTCATGAAGATTGCATTTGAAAGATATGAAAATTTTTCTAAGAATTTAATTCTTGGCCTTGTTATAGGTTCACTTTACCCAGTTTACCCAGGTTTTCATGGAAGCGGAAATATGATTTTAGGTTTATTTTCAGCTATTTTAGGATATGTTTTAAGTTATATGCTTTCAAGATATATGATATAA
- a CDS encoding 2,3-bisphosphoglycerate-independent phosphoglycerate mutase codes for MIDRQKVISELISPNTSKIVLLVMDGIGDIPNEEGLTPLQKANTPNLDALAQKSDLGQTIPVLPGITPGSGPGHLGLFGYDPLKYQIGRGILEALGINVEVGENDLVARGNFATIDGDIIVDRRAGRPSSEESAKVVEILNENIKEIEDVKITFYPGKEHRFVVKLTGEGLMDKLEDADPQKEGKPIKYTKALDESSKKSERIVNILLDKIKEVLKDQPKMNFALLRGFSKHPDMPKFGDVFKLKPAAVAVYPMYKGLAKLVGMEVVEAGQTIEDEFNTVKKLWNEYDFFYVHIKKTDSYGEDGNFDSKVKVIEEVDKFLPILLELNPDVLIVTGDHSTPCVMKGHSFHPVPLMIYAKNTRRGLSKLYNEFECARGSLGTIHAVDVMPLALAYAGRLEKYGA; via the coding sequence ATGATTGATAGGCAAAAAGTTATTAGTGAATTAATTTCGCCTAATACTTCAAAAATTGTTTTATTGGTTATGGATGGTATTGGTGATATTCCAAATGAAGAAGGTTTAACCCCTCTTCAAAAGGCTAACACACCAAATTTGGATGCTCTCGCACAAAAGAGTGATTTAGGTCAAACAATTCCAGTTCTTCCTGGTATTACTCCTGGGAGTGGACCAGGTCATTTGGGATTATTTGGATATGATCCTTTAAAATATCAAATTGGTAGAGGAATATTAGAGGCTCTTGGAATCAATGTTGAAGTTGGTGAAAATGATTTAGTTGCTCGTGGAAATTTTGCAACTATTGATGGAGATATTATAGTTGACAGAAGAGCAGGAAGGCCATCTTCAGAAGAAAGTGCAAAGGTTGTAGAAATTTTAAATGAAAATATCAAAGAAATAGAAGATGTAAAAATAACATTTTATCCTGGAAAAGAACATAGATTTGTTGTTAAACTTACAGGTGAAGGCTTAATGGATAAATTAGAGGATGCAGATCCTCAAAAAGAGGGAAAACCTATAAAGTACACAAAGGCTTTAGATGAATCGTCCAAAAAGTCAGAAAGAATAGTTAATATTTTACTTGATAAAATAAAAGAAGTGTTGAAAGACCAACCAAAAATGAATTTTGCGCTCTTGAGAGGTTTTTCAAAGCACCCAGATATGCCAAAATTTGGAGATGTTTTCAAATTAAAGCCTGCAGCAGTTGCAGTATATCCAATGTATAAGGGTCTTGCAAAACTTGTTGGTATGGAAGTTGTAGAGGCAGGTCAAACTATTGAAGATGAATTTAATACTGTAAAAAAACTTTGGAATGAGTATGACTTTTTCTATGTTCACATAAAGAAGACCGATTCATATGGTGAAGATGGTAATTTTGATTCGAAAGTAAAAGTTATAGAAGAAGTTGATAAATTCTTGCCAATACTTTTAGAATTAAATCCTGATGTTTTAATAGTTACTGGTGATCATTCAACACCATGTGTCATGAAAGGACATTCATTCCATCCAGTTCCTTTAATGATTTATGCAAAGAATACAAGAAGAGGACTTTCAAAATTGTATAATGAATTTGAATGTGCAAGAGGAAGCCTTGGAACAATCCATGCAGTTGATGTAATGCCTCTTGCTCTTGCATATGCTGGAAGATTAGAAAAATATGGAGCATAA